Proteins encoded within one genomic window of Halodesulfovibrio sp.:
- a CDS encoding amphi-Trp domain-containing protein, whose protein sequence is MEKKKIHISGTMPCTLAVSHLDCFLDGLKSGAVVVEEGDKKIVLNPHSEVDLDIEARTKKDMQRLVITMEWCTSETCSRKHDKHRQKHSHGDDTHEHHHEELSGSYAHHEERPHQHDEHGFHSHHHCHGKDEHQLCHTHEHADGHHDLHQQTGCCEDIEHEPHKGCCSKHNFGSVYPYGHEAHEHGYKGCCEGIKHTPHEGCCAEHDYGNGHGKGKAKGGGKSGKKY, encoded by the coding sequence ATGGAAAAAAAGAAAATCCACATTTCCGGCACAATGCCTTGTACGCTTGCAGTATCGCATCTTGACTGTTTTTTAGACGGACTGAAAAGCGGAGCTGTTGTTGTCGAAGAAGGTGACAAAAAAATAGTCCTGAATCCCCACTCAGAAGTTGATCTGGATATTGAAGCCCGCACTAAAAAAGATATGCAGCGTCTTGTTATTACCATGGAGTGGTGCACATCTGAAACATGCTCCCGTAAACATGACAAGCACAGACAGAAACATTCCCACGGCGACGATACGCACGAACATCATCACGAAGAACTCAGCGGTTCATACGCACACCATGAAGAACGTCCGCACCAGCATGACGAGCATGGATTCCATTCCCACCACCATTGTCACGGCAAAGATGAACATCAATTATGTCATACCCATGAACATGCTGATGGGCATCATGATTTGCATCAACAAACAGGATGCTGCGAAGATATAGAGCACGAACCGCACAAAGGATGCTGCTCAAAACACAACTTCGGCTCAGTGTATCCTTACGGGCACGAAGCACACGAGCATGGATACAAAGGCTGCTGTGAAGGCATAAAACATACACCGCACGAAGGTTGCTGCGCAGAACACGATTACGGAAACGGGCACGGGAAAGGCAAAGCCAAGGGTGGTGGCAAATCCGGAAAAAAGTACTAG